DNA sequence from the Pempheris klunzingeri isolate RE-2024b chromosome 9, fPemKlu1.hap1, whole genome shotgun sequence genome:
ATGACGAAGGTTTTCTTCAGACGGGATGTTCTCTCTCCTCAGAAACAAACAAGCTGGAATAATTTATTCCTGAAGTTGCTTCACTtcatctgagacacacacacacacacacacacacacacacacacacattagactGTCTGTCCACACGCAGGCGGCTGACGGCTGTTCCATGACAAAAGCAGGCATGAGGAGGTAATTGCATTAAGTCATGAAGCCTTTAAATAGACATGTCCCGTCACACAAAATGCTAATTAAAGTGAtttggagtgtgtttgtgtccacggAGCGTTTGGTCTGTAGGTCTGAAGGTCTGAAGGTCTGTAGGTTTGAAGGTCTGTAGGTTTGAAGGTCTGTAGGTCTGAAGGTCTGAAGGTCTGAAGGTCTGAAGGTCTGTAGGTCTGAAGGTCTGAAGGTCTGAAGGTCTGAAGGTCTGAAGGTCCACAGGCTGAGCCTTCATCTCTGGACACGTTACATCAGGAACATGTTAgaactgtgtctttgtgtctctgtcagaTTTAATGTTAAACCCTCTGTCACAGCCGacgtgtgtgacagcatcatggaaaggatccctacagagaaaggatccctacagagaaaggatccctacagagagagacctggaagatccttttggtttaaccacaaacagcacacacaccagactacattcataaaaacagggatttaagcgTGTTGTCTCTgagtgtgaacgtgtgtgttcagtgtctctctctccctccagctgaagaggaggaagaggaagggcaGCCTGTAAAATCCTTCGAGTATGAAAGGAAAGTGGATCCAGAGCCACCAGGTGGGAAAAGGAACTGTTTGTAGAGCGAACAGAGCTTCAGTTACTGTGAGCAAACAGATCACTCCTTTATCTCTACAGTTGTTCTAAGAATGTAGAAATCACAGCACGACCACACACCAGAGCTGAAACTACAATATTCAGTTCATGATCATTTATCACTGACACCAagcagctctgtgtctgtgagctAACGCTAACGCTGCCACGCTAACATGCTCCAAACACCACggctgtttttcctgctgatGTCTGAGCAGGTTAAATGTTCACCTGCTTCACTATTAAGCTCTGAAAGAGTCAAAGAACTGCTGAaaagaccacaaacacacatctgcccCCCCCACAAGAACCTTCTTTGACATTTCTAATTCGACAAGTTAACTGATGCTGACAGAACTGGtgagctctgtgttttctgctccGTCTCTCAGCAGCAGGGATTTAAGGGTTACAGCCGACGACAAAGGTTTTAATCAGCCAGCAGAGAAGAAAGTGAAAAGTAAAATCTAGAGTCCATAAGATGGATGCTGCTGTCTacaccctcccccctcctctcatgTGTTAGTATTCAGCTCGCTGCGTCTCCACAAAGAAACTCTGAGGCGGAGCAGTGATCTGCCTCCACAGCGTCTCCTCCTGTTGGGGAGATAAACGTCCAGCAGAGGAACTGGTCTCCTCTCCAGACAGCCAGGGGAGCCCACGGATCAGAGCCGACTTTAAAAAGCTGCAGtgctgaaacacaaagacacagaaaactGGACCCACAGCGAGCTTAAAACACAGCGATGAAACagcaggacaggaagaggaacacaggcacagtgtgtttgtagtgAAGGGAGAACACAAGAGGAggaactgatggaggcagcagctctaaaatccctgttttagtgaatggagtctggtgtgtgtgctgtttgtggttaaaccaaaaggatcttccaggtctctctctgtagggatcctttccatttccatctactggaccagttccaacacttttagtacctcccagtcattcagacagcaggatatagacacagaggatcatttccaaaccaagcagcagcagacgagTGTTTGGTCGTGATGGTTTTCTCCCCTCAAGCGTAAATGAAGCAGGTTTAGTTGCCCGTCAGGTTAACGGAGGGTGAGAGACAGCGGCCGAGCATCGAAGGTTCTCATCTCGCCTAAACTCCAAAAATCAATCAGGAAGCTTTGGGTCGATGCAGCGCAGCGATCATCCAGAGGGCCCTTTAACACACTAATTCATCCTGACTGAGTGGGTCTGATtatctctgcacacacacacacacacacacacacacactgtctgaaAGCATCAGTATCTGAATGGATTGATCAGCCTGGACACACCTGGGCTCTGATGGTCACTGAGACAGAATATTGATCGTGTGAGAGCTGATTAAggcttcacttcctgtgtgtccGACGTGTTCAGAAGACGTTTAAAGGCCGCTGGCGTCCACACCCACAGACGTGAGGCCACAGAAACACCAGCTCTGACTTCTTCTACAGCTGCTAACGCCTCCATGTTTTATACTGTAGTCACTGATACGAGAGGCGTAgcagttaaaaataaaaccacgTTAGTCAGATTACATCACAGCTCAAACACAGTTATTTTAAAGGCTCAGAAATCAATAGAAAAATATCTGAAGATTCTTTGAATTATTTATCGtcatattttgttatttgtctttttatttccacatttattttcttgttctttAACAGATTTATTTACTGACTCtggtctctctgtcctcctccttcattcAGTGTGGTGGTGATCTCACCCCCCAGGAGCCACAGGACACTTTGGTTTTCTTGGCCGCCGCCTCTCCTGTGGCGTCCGACCAAGTGAAAACTAATTAAAGGAGGGACGGAGGAGCGCCTGCTGGCGTTTCCCTCCTCAGACGACAGGAAGCTGCCAGGAGAAACATCCTGCAGCCCGCTGGTCCCAGGAtccggagggggggggggggggggcaccaccTGTCACCGAGGCCCCGAACCTGGATGCGAACCTCCACCCACGTCTGCCGGGGCGAAGAGAACGCGCCCCCGTCAGGTGAAGGCCGTTTCACCTGATGTGTTCAACCACTGTTTTCAGCCCTTGAACACACCACGTTAGGGCTGAAGCCTCTTCAAGGACCTCCTCCTCCGTGGAAGAACAGAAGCTTCGAGCTCCAGCTGTCAGATTAacgtttaaagtttaaagtgaaggaaagagcagaaaaactgCTGCACCTGAACGCCTCCTCGGATCCTTCCTCACCAGCAGAGAAACATGAAGCAGAGTTACTACGTCATGAGAACACGACGAGAAGCAGCTGGATCCTGTCACATCACTGCTGATCCACTAGTGAGGCCTCAGGCGGCAGGTTGCTCCTGTTTTCTgggtgcaggtgtgtgtgtgtgtgtgtgtgtgtgtgtgtgtgtgtttcacctcctgtttatcctccagtcacacacacacacacacacacacacatccaggctgcagcaggaggctCCAGGTCCACAGTAATCAGATAAAGTGTtttgctgctctgcctctctgcagctggaaggcacaaatataaacacacacattcagacatgaACCCGACTGCAGCCGCATGTCGTCTGATCAGGTCAGACTGTTTCCAGACTCCACAGCAGCAAAGATCTGCCACTGAGATCAGCACACGTCAGGTTTCCTGCTGAACCTGATGATCCACCTCAGAGAACATCACAAAGGCTCCAGATTTATAAAGACATTCACTTTAATATCAAAACCgacacatattttacataaaaacaatattttacagACAGGGAGGAGTTTTGACGTGAGTGGAAAAACAGGGAATGAAGTCAGCAGCTTTAAAGGGAAGTTAAGAGAGCGGTGCCCTCTGCTGGCGGCTGCAGGTCACTGCAGGAACGCAGCAGCGGctcctttctttgtttcccACTGATGTTTCTTTACTTTGCTCCGGCTCAGTAAAACGACTCAGGAGTCGTTGGGGAGGCCGAACAGTTTGACGGTGCCCGCCTCCCGGTTGTTGTCGTATTTGCCCTCCTTGTCGTCGCAGGCGTAGGCCAGCAGCGGCCTCTTGGGGTGCCAGGCGACGGTGAAGGTGGGAGAGTCACACTGAACCTCCCACAGCTTCTCTCCTGCACAGAAAAGGTCCTCGCTTAGAAAACGTTCAGTGATTTAGATCAACTGTATGATTCTAAACTGCAGGCCTCTCAAACAGATTTCTAAATGTTGCTGCAGACATTCAGCAGAATGTTTCTTTCAGTCAGGTGGGGACTTTCTGTGAAAGCCGCTGAATAAAAACAGGTGTTATATCAGTAAGCAGCTCACCTGTTTCCACCTCGGCGATGTCGATGAAGTGATCCTCGGAGGCCGAGGCCAACATCTTGCCGTCATGGCTGAAGCTCAGCGTCCTCACGGGCCAGTCCAGCCTGAAACGTCCACAGCAAGGATTCAGTGAGAACAGTCAGATTACAGGCTCCCGTGGTCATCACATGACCATGTCAGGGTAAAGGTCCACACACTGACCTGGAGAAgcagcgcacacacaccagctcctcCACGTCCCACAGGCTGACCAGAGCGTCCGCACTTCCTGTGGCGAAGTATTTCCCCGTGGGGTCAAACTTGATGCAGATGCAGTTGGACGGGTGAGCGTTGATGGACTGGATGGGCTTCAGCTCTGgatagctgcacacacacacacacacacgcacacacacacacacacacacacacacacacacacacacacacacacacacacacacacacagttcatcctttagcagcagcacactgaaggtTCTTTTGGAAGCGACTGTGTTTGGTGGAGATgctcagaaataaaaacagaagtgacAGCAGCGTCTGTCAGTCCATCCCTGCTGATTCTGGTCTGATCTTAGTGTGAACAAGGACTGACAGCAGCACTCAGGCAGCTTGAACATGGACATGTGCAGCGTACAGCAGGAAAATATTCATGATCATATGATAACACAGAaggttcatcttggatgtgGAGACTGTCTGatgtgtctgactgtctgatgtgtctgactgtctgatgtgtctgactgtctgtagctgcagcacaacaaagcaggaagtacatccaagaaataCAATGTTCGgtcccgttagaaacacatttaaagcagcagcagaagaagaaacgcggcctgttggatcctgttagaagctccaacatcagtttaaggaccagaccagctaaatctgagcaggaacactgatcagcaggagaaactctctGAAACGAGCCCGGTGGGTTTTTGTGGTCAGAGATTAAGAGACGCTTGTGCAGAGGAGTAAAACTGTACGAGGTCAGGGCCGTAACAGGCCTACGGTAACGAGGAGTGCTGCCTTCGCCCTGTCTGTTGTTCAGTTGTGGGAATAAGCAGCACTGTGATTAAGGTACTAATAAAGTTGAGATGAAAAAAGTCTACAAACGGTCAGTCTGCGGTCTACCTCAGGATGTTGATGCAGCCGTTCCCGTTTGTGAGGAAGAACATGTCGTTGTCGTTGTTCCAGGAGATCTCGTTCACCTCGAACTTGAACTGCTCCTCGGCCTTGGAGCGATGCGTCTTGGCGTCGATGAAGGTCACCACGTCGTCTTTGTTCCCAACAGCGATGGTCTGACCGTCGGGGCTCCAGCAGATGTTGATGTTCTCTcctgaaaacatttcagactGTAGTTTGTCACCACGTCGACTCAAATATTTCACTACACTGTTAATCACTTGTAgcactttttcctcctcctcatcgtccATCAGcctccagtctgtgtttgtgtttacacaCAGCAAGTCTTAGAGtatataaatgaatattattTCCATGAGGCCAGAGGggggcagagcagcagggatGTGTCCCGTCCCTCCTGTCAGTCGAAGGAAGTGTTACTGTGAATAACAGAGTCTGGAGTCCTGCTGCGAACCCTCAGGCAGAGATTTTACAGCCATGTTCACGTCCACAGAAGGTCTCACAGTCTGTTGCTGTTTACATGTTTGATTTCATGGTGACCACAACTCATCATGTTTGTAGAGAGCAAATCACAGACTGGGCTAAATGTCTGATCTTTATATGCTAAATAATAAAGCagaactccactgtttctccccctgatcctctctgtccacatcctggtgtctgagtgactggtaggtagtaaaagtgttggaactggtccagtagatcaccaaaAGGACCTTACAGGTCTATCTTTCATTTATTGTACCGTCAGTCTCTGTTTTTTAGCATGTAGACGTGTAAACTCAGGCAGGCTCACCTTTCGTATTGACAGTGGCGATACACTTGGTGGTGCGGACGTCCCATATGCGAATGGTCTTGTCTCCGGACGCTGTGACGAACAGGTCTGGGTTGGTGGGATGCCAGCAGAGCTGATCCACACTGTCGCCGTGACCTCTGTAGTTGTTCTCCTTCACCTGTGGACAGACATGAGTGTAGCAGGTGTTCATGAGGGTGTGTCCACCCAGGTGGCACCAGCATCAGTCCACTCAGCTCTGTGCTCACTGGGTGTTTCAACTTTCACACTAACAAGGATAAAACATAACACTGTGATAACATGTTCAACATATTGATTTGTTCATTGGTTCACATCAATACAAAAAGGAAGCCTGTCACTTTGGTTTTACTTAAACACCCAAACGTGGACAGTAACTAAAACAGTAATGATAACTACAGTAATAACATCTGTTGTTGTTACCTCACTGATTTCAGAGCAACTGTGAGTTCAGACCGACGGTTAGCTAACAGTTCATGCTAACTTTAAACATTTGGacacaattttacattttataatcaaACACTGCTGTGGCTGCTCCCTGATACGACGTGTTTCTAGTGTGATACAGAGAACTATCCACATTCAGACAGTTTTATTTGAGTCCACTGGTCTCCGGTACAAGTTTAGCTAACTGCTagcattcactcattcattgtTAGTAGGCTAACAGTAGCATGCTAGCCGCACTTAGCCTCACCAGGCGGTCCTTTTCCAGGATAAACACGCTGGCTGTTTTATCAAAAGACCCGGAGGCGAGTCGCCGGCCGTCGCAGCTCCAGGCCACCGAGTGGACTTTGGCTGTGTGAGCCGGGAACTCCCGacttttgttgttatttctgaAGCTCTCCTGCATCTCCTGGTAGTACTGCGACGCCATCTTGAAAGTTACGTCACGTTCGAGTGGCGGGTGGAACCCGGAAGTAGGAGCAATGCCGCCATCTTGTGTCTCGGAGGAGaaacttttaattaaataaaaaataaactttgtcTTTCTGGTAAAATACAATATTCACACCTTCATTAATGTTGGCTGATTAAATGAGGGAAACCTGtttccctgctgctcctctgaaAAGGTTATTTCActaaagaaaaaacagatggaTTGACGCCACCAGACAAagtgtttatttaaaataaagacaaacaccaCTATAGTTTTAGTTTGAATTGCAATTTATTTCAAGTGATGCTAAAATGAAAATCcatgttttaaaaaacttttttaatacTCCATTTATATCCCAAACACACGCAATTCCTATCAGACTGTCAGATACAGTAAATCCCTTTAAGTAGCCGCTTGGTTAATAACTATGCAATCAGTGCAAGGACCCAAAACACGGCCAGCAGCAGGCCAAATCCACGGCCACCCATATGCATAATATTCAGGCCTGTGGTTTTCTGCTCTTTAACTCCATCACACGTGGTCCTCAACATCAGAATAAAATACACCGAATGGACAAAATGCTCCTTTAAATGTGAGTCTGTGTTTTAAGAAAGAACGACAAGGTGTGAAAGCATCATACAAATGTGCCTTAATGTAATTGCATACTCTTCAAAATGGTTCTTAATGTTGCATCACGTGTCAGGAAAGCCATAAATAGACAGTAGgccctacaaaataaaagtcgaGGAATGCACGGTGAAGTGTGGCGGCGAGCGTGTCGACCGAGGACGATAACAACCAGGACATGTGCACACGGGACTCACTGACTCAGCGGAGGAAGGCGAGTGGAAGACGTCATAGACAGTTT
Encoded proteins:
- the thoc3 gene encoding THO complex subunit 3 — its product is MASQYYQEMQESFRNNNKSREFPAHTAKVHSVAWSCDGRRLASGSFDKTASVFILEKDRLVKENNYRGHGDSVDQLCWHPTNPDLFVTASGDKTIRIWDVRTTKCIATVNTKGENINICWSPDGQTIAVGNKDDVVTFIDAKTHRSKAEEQFKFEVNEISWNNDNDMFFLTNGNGCINILSYPELKPIQSINAHPSNCICIKFDPTGKYFATGSADALVSLWDVEELVCVRCFSRLDWPVRTLSFSHDGKMLASASEDHFIDIAEVETGEKLWEVQCDSPTFTVAWHPKRPLLAYACDDKEGKYDNNREAGTVKLFGLPNDS